GGCGTCGGCGCGCGCGATCATGCCGCCCGCGGCTCGGCGGCGGCATCGGCATCGGCCGCGGCATCGGTCGCCGTCAAGCAGGCCAGGAAGGCACCCACCAGGCGCGTGCCGCGCCGGCTCTGCAGGCAATACAGGTATTCGTTCAGCACGGGCGCGCCGCGCGCAAACGGCACCACCCGCAGCAGCGGGTCTTGCGGCACTTCGCCCAGCGGCACCACGCTCGCGCCGAGGTTCTGGCGGATCGCTTCGTAGATGGCCTCGCGGCTGCCGATCACGGTATGCCGCGGCAGCTGCTGCGCGCAGGCGGCGAGGGCATCCTCGGTCGCCTTGCGTGTCATCGAGCCATGCTCGCGCACCAGCAGATGGCAGCCGCGCAGCTGGGCCAGGTCCACCTGCGGCAGGCGCGCCAGCGCATGGTCCGGATGCACCACCAGCACCATCGGCGCGGAGGCCAGGCGGATGCGCGCAAGGCGGTCGTCTTCGACCGGATGCGACGACACGGCCGCGTCGATCCGGTACTCGAACAGTGCTTCCAGCATCTGCTGCGAATTGCCGATGTC
This genomic window from Cupriavidus oxalaticus contains:
- a CDS encoding LysR substrate-binding domain-containing protein, encoding MLGDLLMTFFEVARQGSITMAARQLRVSQPTVTGRIRQLEESYGVELFHRRASRVDLSDVGLALMPVVEQLMQHEGQADYLLRNAGDLRFGSLRLGATGPYYILRAVAAFRQRYPAIEVSLDIGNSQQMLEALFEYRIDAAVSSHPVEDDRLARIRLASAPMVLVVHPDHALARLPQVDLAQLRGCHLLVREHGSMTRKATEDALAACAQQLPRHTVIGSREAIYEAIRQNLGASVVPLGEVPQDPLLRVVPFARGAPVLNEYLYCLQSRRGTRLVGAFLACLTATDAAADADAAAEPRAA